The sequence TTCGAGTCCCTGGACCGTGACGGCGTGGGCCGGCTCGTGCGGATCGCCGCCGAGGAGGGCCGCAGGACCCGTCCCGACCTCAAGCTCGGCATCTGCGGCGAGCACGGCGGCGACCCCGACTCGATCCACTTCTGCCACCAGGCGGGCCTGGACTACGTGTCCTGCTCGCCGTTCCGCATCCCGGTCGCCCGGCTGGAGGCGGGCCGTGCGGCGCTGGTCTGCGAGGGCTCCGACACCCGATAGGACGGGCCCCGGCCGGGGCGTCCACCCGTCGGGGCCGGCGCGCGCCTTCTTCTCACGGGCGGTCTCCGATGCCGTCGGAGACCGCCCGCGAGGGGCGGGGCGGGCTCCGCGCGGGCGCGTACGGCCGGCCGGCGTCCCATGAGCGCAGGTCCGGGGTCATCAGGTGTTTTCCTCCCGTTCGGCATGGACCGCTCCTTTGGTGGATAAAATCACTGCACTTATGCACGGTTATGACGAGCACGATCAGGCCAGATGGGTGCCGGAACCCCCCGGCAACCCGGAGAGAGGCCCGTTCGAGCGGGACCGGGCGCGGGTGCTGCACAGCGCGGGGCTGCGGCGGCTCGCGGCCAAGACCCAGGTGGTCGGGCCGGGGGAGACCCTCGGCAGCGGGCAGCACATCCCGCGCACCCGGCTGACCCACTCGCTGGAGTGCGCGCAGGTCGGCAGGGAGATGGGACAGTCCCTCGGCCGCGATCCCGATCTGATGGAGACCGCCTGCCTGGCCCACGACCTCGGGCACCCGCCGTTCGGGCACAACGGGGAGACCGCGCTCAACGAGCTCGCTGCCGGGTGCGGCGGGTTCGAGGGGAACGCGCAGAGCCTGCGCCTGCTGACCCGGCTGGAGGCCAAGGTCCTCACCGAGGACGGCCGCAGCGCCGGGCTCAACCTCACCCGCGCCTCCCTGGACGCCGCGGTCAAATATCCCTGGACCCGCGAGACGAGTCCCAAATACTGCGCCTACGGCGACGACATGGCCGTCTTCGAGTGGATCAGGGAGGGCGCGCCCGAGGGGCGGGTCAGCTTCGAGGCCCAGATCATGGACTGGGCCGACGACGTCGCCTACTCGGTGCACGACCTGGAGGACGCCCTCCACTCCGGCGCCGTCGCGCCGGAGGCCCTGCGCGACCCCGCCGAGCGCCGTGAGGTCTGCGCGACCACCCGCGCCTGGTACGCCCCGGAGGCCGAGCCCGGCGAGCTGGAGGACCTCTTCGGCCGCCTGGTCGCCCAGCCGCTCTGGCCCCGCCACTTCGACGGCTCGCTCGCCGCCCTCGCCGCGATCAAGGGCCTCACCAGCTCGCTCATCGGCCATCTCTGCCGGTCCGCGCAGATCGCCACCCGGGAGTCCTACGGCCCGGCCGCGGGACGCTACAGCGCCGACCTGATCGTGCCCAGGGCCACCCGCCTGGAGTGCGCCCTGCTGAAGGGGCTCACCGCCCACTACGTGATGACCAGGGACGCCCACAACGCCAACCAGGCCAGGCAGCGGGAGCTCATCCACGACCTGGCCCACCTGATCATGCTGGGTGCCCCGGGCACGCTGGAGCCCGCCCTCCGGCCCTCCTTCGTCAAGGCCGGGAGCGACGCCGGGCGGCTCCGCGTGGTCGTCGACCAGATCGCCTCGCTCACCGACACCTCCGCGGTCACCTGGCAGCGGCGCCTGTCCGGACGCTGACCCCGGGGCCGCCGCTCCCCGGGCCGCCGTCTCCGCCGCTCCCCGGGACGCCGGGGCCGCCCCCGGGACGCCGGGGCCGGCTGCCGTGTCCGGTGGGGTTAACCGCCCACCGTGATGTGCTCGTCGTCCGGCTTCGGGGGCTTCTCGGTGCGCTTGGGCTTGGCCCCCGGCTTGGACTTGCACAGGGTCACGCACCTGGGCGCAGCCCCGGTCTGGGCCAGCACGGCCTGCATCTCGTCCTTGGGCGACAGCGTGCGGTTGCCGTTCAGCCAGGCGTCCAGGTAGTTCCACGGCTTGACCATGCCCCGCCGTACCCACCAGAGCGAGGGCTCGGTCTTCCAGGAGATCGCGAAGTAGAGGTTGCTGGCGGTGGAGCGGGCGTTGCCCGAGTTGCCGACCTGGCCGAGGACCTGGCCCGCGCTGACCCGCGTCCCCGGCGCGATCCCCGGTGTCACCCTGTCCAGATGGCCGCCGAGGTAGCGCACGCCGTCGTCGCCGATGACGCTGACGAAGCGGCCCTCGCGGTCGGCTCCCCGGTCGGTGGAGGGTCTCCAGCGGTTCTTGATGTTGACCTCGTGGACCACGCCGTTCACCGGCGAGACGAACGAGCATCCCTTGGCCGCCCAGATGGTGGTCTTGGGCAGGACCAGCAGCCTGCTCTCGTAGGTCACCCTGCAGTCCTTGACGGGGAAGGCGTAGGTGTGAGCGGACACCTTCGGCGGCGGCACCTGCACCGGGTCGCCGGCCTTGGGCCGCTCCACCGTCACCCGCACCGGCACCTTGGGGACAACGGTCGTCTGTGCCGGCGACGGAATGGTCGCGGTCACCGCGCCCGGCGCCGCGGCGACCGCCTCGGCAGAGGGGGCCGGAGGCAGCGTGCTGATGCCCGCGACTCCACCCGGTGACGCGCAGGCTCCTGTGACGAGCACCGCGCCGGTCACGCCGGCCAACCGTGCCATATGCCCCGATCGCATGATCTCCACCCGCGTAACTTATCGAGAATCGGCCGTTACCTTTGTAACCGACCTTCCGATTGGTCATGGCCCGTTCCGGAAAGTCGGCTCCGCCGCCAGGCTCCGAGCTGTCGCGGGGCGCCACTAGACTCGCGGCGTGGCAGGCCGGATCAGTGACGAGGACATCGCGCTCGTGCGGGAGCGCTCACCGATCGCGGACATCGTGGGTGAGCACATCCAGCTCCGCAACGCGGGCGGCGGAAACCTGAAGGGGCTGTGTCCCTTCCATGACGAGAAGAGCCCCTCCTTCAACGTCACCCCCACCCGGGGCTACTGGTACTGCTTCGGCTGCGCCGAGGGCGGAGACGTCATCACCTTCGTCCGGCGGCTGGAGCACCTGTCGTTCGGCGAGGCCGTGGAGCGGCTGGCGAACCGGGCCGGCATCCAGCTCCGCTACGAGCAGGGCGGCTACGTCCCCGGCCGCGAGCAGGGCGAGCGGAGCCGGCTGATCGAGGCGCACCGGGCGGCGGCGGAGTTCTACGCCTCGAAGCTGTCGGCGCCGGACGCCGCGATCGGGCGCAAGTTCCTGTCGGAGCGCGGGTTCGAGCGGGTCGACGCCGAGCACTTCGGGGTGGGATACGCCCCCGCCGAGTGGGAGGCGCTCGCGCGCCACCTGATGGCCCGGGGGTTCACCAGCGCCGAGCTGATCAAGGGAGGCCTGGCCAAGGAGGGGCGGCGGGGCCCGATAGACCGGTTCCGGGGGCGGCTGGTCTGGCCCATCCGCGACATCACCGGTGACGTGATCGGTTTCGGCGCGCGGAAGCTGAACGACGCCGAAGACGGTCCGAAATACCTCAACACCCCCGAGAGCCCGCTCTACAAGAAGAGCGAGGTCCTCTACGGCGTCGACCTGGCCAAGCGGGAGATCTCCAAGCGCTCCCAGGCGGTGATCGTCGAGGGCTACACCGACGTGATGGCCTGCCACCTGTCGGGCGTGCCGACGGCGGTGGCCACCTGCGGCACGGCCTTCGGCGAGGAGCACATCAAGGTGCTGCGGCGGCTGCTGCTGGACCAGTCCGGGTCCCAGGGTGAGGTGGTCTTCACCTTCGACGGCGACGCGGCGGGGCAGAAGGCGGCGCTGCGGGCCTTCGCCGACGAGCAGAAGTTCGTCACCCAGACCTTCGTGGCCGTGCAGCCCGACGGGCTCGACCCGTGTGACCTGCGCGTACGGCAGGGCGAAGCCGCCGTGCGGGACCTGATCGCCAGCAGGGAGCCGCTGTTCGCGTTCGCGATCCGCAGCATGATCTCCCGCTACGACGTGAGCACCAACGAGGGCCGGCTCTCCGCGCTGGACGCCGCCGCGCCGATCGTGGCGGGGATCAAGGACCGGGCCCTGCGCCAGCTCTACGGTGTGGACCTCGACCGCTGGCTGGGCTTCAACAACGAGCGCTTCGTCATGGACCGGATCGCCGAGATCTCCGCCACGGCCCAGCCGCGCCAGCAGCGGCCCGCCGGGCCGCGGAAGGTCGCCGACCTCACCGACCCCGGCGTACGGACCGAGGCCGAGGTGCTGAAGCTGGCCGTGCAGCGTCCCGCGCTGCTCGGGCCCGGCTTCGACGCGATCGGCCCGGCGGCGTTCACGCTGCCCGAACACGTCGCGCTCTACAAGCTGGTCATGGACACCGGGGGCACTGCGGCGGCCGGGCACGGCGGCCGCGAGTGGGTGGACCGGCTGCTGGGCGGGGTGACCGACGCGTTGCGCGGGGTGGTCACCCGGTTCGCGGTGGAGGAGTTGCGCGCGGACGTGGCGAGCGAGGAGCGCTACGCCTCGGCCATGCTGGCCGCGCTGGAGCTCGTCTCGGTGGTCCGGGCGATCGAGCAGCTGAAGTCGCGCATGCAGCGGACCAACCCGGTCGAGGAGCAGCAGGAGTACAACCGGCTGTTCGGCGAGCTGGTCGCGCTGGAGCAGCAGCGGCGTGTGCTGAAGGAACGCGCCGCCGGAAGTTGATCGCGTAATTGGCTTTAATTTCCGTGGGCTGATTCGACCAAACCTTAATAAGGTCTCGGTTCGATAATGATCGGGGCCTTACCTTCGGTGACAAAAATAGGTCTGCCATTTTGGGGACCCAATACAGCAGACTGTGTCCCGTGGGTGCATCGGTGCTGCCAAGTGGGCCGCCATCGGTAGACCAGGTGGCCGACCTCGTTGCGAAAGGGAGAGAGCGCGGAAGCGTCACGGTCGATGACGTGGCCGCCGCTCTCGACAAATCCGAGCTGCCGTCCGACGCGCTCGAACGCGTCGTCCGCATGCTCGCCGAGCACGGAGTGGAGGTCCTCGAGCCCCAGGGCGAGGAGGAGACCACCCGCTCCGATGAGGAGGATGTCGGTAAACGCGCTCCGACCAGCGATCTTGTCCGCATATACCTGCGGGAGATCGGACGGGTGCCCCTGCTCACGGCCGAGGAGGAGGTGGAGCTCGCCAAGTCCATCGAGGCCGGGCTGTTCGCCGAGGACAAGCTGACGAGCGTCGTCTCGCGGCTGGCCTTCCCGGAGTTCAAGGAGCTGGTCTGGCAGGGCACGCGGGCCAAGCAGCGGCTGATCGAGGCCAATCTGCGGCTCGTCGTCTCGATCGCCAAAAGATATGTGGGCCGCGGGATGCTGTTCCTGGATCTGATCCAGGAGGGCAACCTCGGGCTCATCCGGGCGGTCGAGAAATTCGACTACACCAAGGGATACAAGTTCTCCACGTATGCCACATGGTGGATTCGCCAGGCGATCACGCGGGCCATCGCCGACCAGGCGCGCACCATTCGCATTCCGGTGCACATGGTCGAGACGATCAACAAGCTGGTCCGGGTGCAGCGCCAGCTCCACCAGGATCTGGGCCGCGAGCCGGCGCCCGAGGAGATCGCACTGGAGATGGACCTCCCGATCGACCGGGTGATCGAGATCCAGCGCATCGCCCAGGAGCCCGTCTCGCTGCAGTCGCCGATCGGCGAGGAGGACTCCGACCTCGGCGACTTCATCGAGGACGCGGACGCGGTCGTGCCGATGGAGGCCGCGGCCTTCATCATGCTGCAGGACCAGCTCGACGACATCCTCGCGACGCTGTCCGACCGTGAGCAGCGCATCATCCAGCTGCGCTTCGGCCTGGCCGACGGTCACCCCCGGACGCTGGAAGAGGTCGGCCGGGAGTTCGGCGTGACGCGGGAGCGCATCCGCCAGATCGAGTCCAAGACCCTGGCCAAACTCCGTCATCCGACCAGAGCTCAGATGCTCCGCGACTATCTCGACTGAGAGTCCTTACGGCGAAGGCCCCCTGGTCCACATCCCGGGGGCCTTCGCCGTTCCCGGCCCGCGGTGCCTCCCGGCCCGCCGATGGCGCCCATCACGCCGAGCCGGCGACCTGGATTGGCGGCGCGAGGTAAGGGGAAGCTAAGTTAGGGATGCCTAACTGATTGTCAGGAGCTTTCATGCCCCCCGTCATCCGTTCCGTCGCCGCCTGTGGCTTTCTCGCCGTCGCTCTCACCGCCTGCGGTTCGGCCGACGACGGCGCCACCGACGGCGGCCTGACGACCGGCAGCGGCAGTGCCGAAGGCTCGGCCACCCATGCCGCCCCGACGGGCAAGGTCACCGAGACGGTCGCCGTCGCGGCCACCGACACCACGTGCGTGGCGGCGAAGACCGCGCTTTCCGCCGGCGTCGTCGCCTTCCGGGCCAAGAACGGCGGCAAGCAGCCCACCTGGCTGTATCTCTTCCGGGCGGACAAGACCGTGGTCGGCGAGCGGGCCAACATCGCCCCCGGCGCCACCGGCGATCTGGTCGTGGAGCTCGGCGCGGGCACCTACCAGCTCGCCTGCAAGCCCAACCACGAGGGCGACGGCATCCGCCAGGAGGTCACGGTCACGGGTGAGCTCGCCGTCCAGGCCGACCCGCGCGTCACCCGCGCCGTCGAGGACTACCGGGCCTACGTCGCCACCCAGGTGGACGACACCATCGCCACGACGAAGAAGTTCGTCGCCGCGGTCAAGAAGGGCGACGTGAAGAAGGCCAAGGCCCTCTACGCCCCGAGCCGTTTCGGCTGGGAGAGCATCGAGCCGGTGGCCGAGGCGTTCGGCGACATCGACCCCAAGGTGGACCTGCGCGAGGCCGACCTGGAGGAGGGGCAGAAGTGGACCGGCTGGCACCGCCTGGAGAAGGCGCTGTGGAAGGCCCCGGACACGCTCAAGAAGGAGGCCGAGTACGGTGACATCCTCCTGGCCGACCTCGCGGAGCTCAAGGCCAGGCTGCCCAGGGCCGAGATCACTGCGAGCTCCATGGCCAACGGGGCCAAGGAGCTGCTCGACGAGGTCGCGACCGGCAAGGTGACCGGCGAGGAGGAGGCCTTCTCGCACACCGACCTGTGGGACTTCAAGGCCAACGTGGACGGCGCGCTCAAGGTCTACCAGCTCCTCACCCCGATCGTGATGGAGAAGAACCCCGGCCTCGTCACCACGCTGGACGCCGAGTTCGCCGACCTGGACAAGCTCCTGGCCGAGTACACCGAGGGCGACGGCTACGTCCCCTACACCGACCTGTCCAGGGAGCAGGTCAAGGAGCTCGCCGACGCCGTCAACGCCCTCGCTGAGCCGCTGTCCGGCCTCGCGGCGGTCGCCGCGAGCTGACCCTTACCGAAGGGGGAGAAATGCCCGATCTCAGCCGCCGCCGGCTCCTGACCGGTGCGGGCATCGTCGTGGGCGCCGGAGCCGCGGCGGCCGCCGGCGCCGGCCTGGTACGGCAGGCGCAGCCGGCGCCGGTCGAGGCCGACGCCCTCGGAGGCGCTATCCCCTTCCACGGCGCCCACCAGGCCGGGATCGCCACTCCGGTCCAGGACCGGCTGTACTTCGCCGCCTTCGACCTGAGCACCGACTCCCGCGAGAAAGTCGTGGCGATGCTGCAGGCCTGGACCGCGGCGGCCGTCCGGCTGACCGCGGCGCAGGAGGTCGGCGGCGGGGCGACGGGCGCGGAGCCGGCCCCGCCGGACGACACCGGCGAGGCCATCGGCCTGCCCGCCTCGCGGCTCACGCTGACGGTGGGCTTCGGCCCCTCGTTCTTCGACAAGCTGAAGCTGCCCGGGCCGGAGCGGCTCAAGGAGCTGCCGCACTTCCCCGCCGACAAGCTCGACCCGGCCCGCAGCGGCGGCGACGTCTGCGTGCAGGCCTGCGCCGACGACCCGCAGGTGGCGGTGCACGCCGTACGGAACCTGGTGCGCATCGGCTTCGGCACGGTGTCGGTCCGGTGGTCCCAGCTCGGCTTCGGCAAGACGTCCTCGACCACGCCGGACGCGCAGACCCCGCGCAACCTGATGGGCTTCAAGGACGGCACGAACAACATCGCCGGCACCGACCGGAAGAAGCTGGACGAGCACGTCTGGGTCGGCGACGAGGGGCCCGAGTGGATGCGCGGAGGCTCCTACCTGGTGGCCCGGCGGATCCGGATGCACATCGAGACCTGGGACCGCACCTCGCTGAAGGAGCAGGAGGACATCTTCGGCCGGACCAAGCGCGAGGGCGCCCCCTACGGCGGCACGCGCGAGCACGACCCCGTGGTCCTGGACAGGATGCCGATCGACTCCCACGTGCGGCTGGCCAGCCCGGCCTCGCTGAGCGGGGCGACGATCCTGCGACGGGGCTACTCCTTCACCGACGGCAGCGACGGCCTGGGACGGCTGGACGCGGGCCTGTTCTTCCTGGCCTACCAGCGCGACCCGGAGAAGGGGTTCATCCCGATCCAGCGTGCCCTGGCGGCCACGGACCCGCTCAACGAATACATCCAGCACGTCGGGTCGGGCGTCTTCGCCTGTCCGGGCGGGGTGCGGCCGGGCTCGTTCTGGGGTCAGGGCCTCCTGGACTGACCGCGCCTCCACCCACGGCCGGGGGGAGGCCCTGTTCTCCTGGCGCATACAGGGGCAGACTGGGCAAATGGAGGCGCGGCCCGCGGTAGACGACGCCGCGCTCGGGCGCGAGGCATGGTCCGTGCTCGACGCGAACCGGGCGGGGGCCGCCACCGTGCCCGCCCCCGGCCTCTACCCCCACCAGTGGAACTGGGACTCCACCTTCGTGGCGATCGGCCTGGCCCGGTGGGACACCCGCAGGGCGGGGGCGGAGCTGCTGGGCCTGCTGGCCGGGCAGTGGAGCACCGGCATGGTGCCGCACATCGTCTTCCGCCCGGCCCACGCCGAGGGCTACTTCCCCGGCCCCTCCGTCTGGCGCTCGCAGGAGAATCCGGCATCCCCCAACCGGCTGCCCACCTCCGGTCTGACCCAGCCGCCGCTGCACGCCCTGGCCGCCTGGTGGGTGTGGCGGCACGCGGTGGACCGCGAGGAGGCCGTCGCGCTCGTCCGACGGCTGTACCCGATGCTGGTGGCCCAGCACGCCTACCTCGCCACGGCCAGGGACCTGGGCGGGGGAGGGCTGGCCGCGATCGTGCACCCGTGGGAGTCGGGGATGGACGACAGCCCCGTGTGGGACGCCCCGGTGGGGGCGCTGCCCGCGGTCCGCTACGCGTACCGGCGCGAGGAGTCCCCCGCCTGCCATTCCGACAGCCACCAGGACCGCTACACCTGGCTGGCCCTGCGTTACCGCGACTCCGGCTACGACACCGCCTACCTGCGCGACGACCATCCGTTCGCGGTCGAGGACCCGATGTTCAACGGGATCTGGCTGGCCTCCTGCCAGGTGCTCGCCGAGCTGGCCCCGCTGGCGGGCGCCGACCCCGGGCCGCACCTGGAGGCGGCCGAGCGGATCCGCGCGGCGCTGCTGGAGCGGCTCTGGTCCGACGGCGTCTTCCGCGTCCGCGATCTGCGCAGCGGGCGGCTCAGCCCCGTCAGCACGGTCGGGTGCTTCGGGCCGATGCTCGATCCGGGCCTGCCCGCCGACAGGGTGGAGAAACTGGTGGACGTGCTGGAGTCGCCCCGGTTCATGGGCGCCGCCGGGTATCCGGTGCCGAGCTGCGAGATCCGCGCGCCGCAGTTCGACCGGTCCCGGTACTGGCGGGGGCCGTCCTGGGTGAACACCAACTGGCTGCTCCGGCTGGCGCTGGCCGTACACGGCCGGACGGACCTGGTGCGGCTGCTCGGCGCGGGCACCCTGCGCCTGGTACGGCAGGCGGGTTTCCGCGAGTGCTTCGACCCTTTCGACGGCAGCGGCCGAGGCAGCGGGGACTTCTCCTGCTCGGCCGCGCTCACCCTCGATCTGCTCGCGGATAATGTGGAGAGGTGAAGCTCTTCAACCGCATGCCCGCCGAGGTCCGCGCGGCCGTCGTCCCGCCCGACCGGGTGCTGACCTACGCCGAGGGGCCCGACGGCCATGTGATCGCCACGGACCGGGCGCTCTATCTGGGCGGCACCCGGCTGCCGTGGTTCCAGGTGGACCGCGGCGTATGGGACGAGGAGGGGCTGACGGTCGTCACCACGGCCGGGGAGGCGCACCGGGCGCTGCTGCCCGAGCCGGGGCGGATCCCCGAGGCCGTGCGGGAGCGGGTGACCGCCTCGATCGTGGTCAACCAGTACGCCCCGCTGGACGCGCGCGGCGGAGTCCGGCTGGTGGCCAGGAGGACCGACGACGACCGCATGATCTGGGAGTTCGTCTTCGACCCCGGCATGGACCCCGCCGATCCCGGCCTGCGGGCCCTGGCCGAGCAGGCGCTGGAGGAGACACGCCGCAGCTTCGGCGTCTGACCGCCCGGTCCCCGGGCACGGACGCGCGGAAGGCCCCCCGCGGGGGGCCTTCCATCGCCGGTCCCTCAGGGGTGCGGGGAGACGGCTCTGTCGTCGTCCGGCCAGCCGGTGCCCGTCTCGTCGTGTTTGGCGGTCTGCCCGCCGTTCTCCGACTGCAGGAAGGGCAGCCGGTTCTTCGCCACGTGGCTCACCTTCGTCCTGGCGACGTCGGTGACCTTCGAGACCCTCGCGCCGACCAGGCCGGCGGCCTCCTGCACCGAGGGGCTGTCGGACACCCGCTGGGCCATCCGCTTGATCTGCTCGTATCGCTCGCGCCCGGCGCGGCTCCCCAGGATGTAGCCCACCGCAAGACCCACCCCGAACATCACTCGGTAACGCATCTCCACCTCCACAGCCGTGCTCCGCCGGACCCCTACCCGCGGATCGCGAGTTCTCTCCGACCTACCCCGGTGTAGCGATGCGACACACACGCTCAGAGTGCGCTAATCTATTCCTGCGCCGCAAGGAGCGGGGGAAACTTCCCCGGCTCGGAGCGACGCAGAGCACAATCCCGTGTAGCTCAATCGGCAGAGCAGCCGGCTGTTAACCGGCAGGTTATAGGTTCGAGTCCTATCGCGGGAGCAACATCCGAAGGCCCCTGGAGCCCAGCTCCAGGGGCCTTCGGCGTCTTGTGTCCCGATTCGAAAGACAAATCATCTTCAGTCATAGAAGATGACAGACACTGCGTCATGTATCGCTATGCTCACCTGTCAAGCGAGGATGGCGCGGTTGCCGCGGAACACCAGCGATCGCAGCGGGACAAGGGCCGCTGCACAGAGGGCACCACGCCGCCCGGAACGGCTGTCTGTGCCCGTGAGCCACGCATAGGTGGTTGTTCTGTGCTGATCTGGCGGAGGTCCCGGCGCCGTGCACCGGATCTGAGCCGAGGCGTTCGACGCGCCGTGTCCACATTCCTGAAGGCGAGGGGGCCTGTTCCGGTCGTGCAAGAGATCGATGTCGCAGCGGCCGCGGACTTCCTGAGGCTGTTCCACGCCGAAAACCCGGCCGCGGGGCCGGTGGAGCCCCGCCTGCGCGAGGTACGGGCCGAGATCTACATGACGGGGACCTACACGCACACCCCCGAAGAACTCACCTTCGGCGCGCGGGTGGCCTGGCGCAACAGCTCCCGGTGCATCGGGCGGCTCTACTGGCACTCGCTGCAGGTGCGTGACCGGCGGGGGGTGAACACGGCCGAGGGCGTGGCCGTGGAGTGCGTGAACCATCTGAGGGAGGCCGCGCCCAACAACAAGGTCCGGCCGACGATCACGGTGTTCGCCCCGGACCGGCCCGGCAGGCCGGGGCCGAGGATCTGGAACGAGCAGCTGATCCGGTACGCCGGGTACGCGATGGACGACGGGTCCGTCATCGGTGACCCCCGGTACGTGGACTTCACCACGATGGTGCGCAAGCTCGGCTGGCCCGGTGGGCCCGGCTCCCACTTCGACGTGCTGCCGCTGCTCGTCTCGGCGGGGAACGGGCCGCCGCTGATGTGCACGGTGCCCGGCGACGCCGTGCTGGAGGTGCCGCTCTCCCACCCGTCCTACCGGTGGTTCGAGAGCCTCGGGCTGCGCTGGCACGCCGTACCGGCGATCTCCAACATGTGCCTGGAGATCGGCGGGATCCACTACCGGGCGGCGCCGTTCAACGGCTGGTACATGGGCAGCGAGATCGGCGCGCGCAACCTCGCCGACATCGACCGCTACGACCTGATGCCGATCATGGCCCACCTCCTCGGGCTGGACGCCACCAACGACCGCTCGCTCTGGCGCGACCACGCCCTGGTGGAGCTGAACGTGGCGGTCCTGCACTCCTTCGAGCAGGCGGGGGTGACGATGACCGACCACCACACCGAGTCCCGGCGTTTCCTGACCCACGTGGCGCGCGAGGAGAAGGCGGGGCGGGTCTGCCCGGCCGACTGGAGCTGGATCGTCCCTCCCATCTCGGGCTCGGCCACCCCGGTGTTCCACCGCTACTACGACGAGGCGGAGCTGTCGCCGAGTTTCGTCCACCATCCCGACTCCGTGGAGCGGGGACTCGGCCACTGGCCTGTCGGCTGACCCGGCCGGGGCCGAGGCCAATGCGGTCCCTGTCGTAAGGTCGGTAACCCGACTGCTCAGGAGGATGCCGTGCGCATCGCATTCGCCGGCCTGGCCACCAGCCATCCCTTCACCGACGCCCGCACCGTCGCCCGCCGCGCCGAACTGGTGGTGTGGGAGGAGGACGCCGGCCGGCTGGCGCGCTTCGCCGAGGAACACCCGGCGGCCACCGTGGTCCCCAGCCTGAAGGAGCTCCTGGCGACCGAGCCCGACGGCGTCGTCCTCACGGTGCCCACGCCGCGGACGGTGGAGGCGCTGGGACCGGTCCTGGAGACGGGAGCGCCCTGTTTCGTCAACAAGCCGGCCGCCGCCACCCGTGCGGGGCTGCGGGAGCTGGACGCGTTGATCGGGCCGGTCGCCGGGAGGGTGATGTCCGGTTCGG comes from Streptosporangium roseum DSM 43021 and encodes:
- a CDS encoding MGH1-like glycoside hydrolase domain-containing protein — protein: MEARPAVDDAALGREAWSVLDANRAGAATVPAPGLYPHQWNWDSTFVAIGLARWDTRRAGAELLGLLAGQWSTGMVPHIVFRPAHAEGYFPGPSVWRSQENPASPNRLPTSGLTQPPLHALAAWWVWRHAVDREEAVALVRRLYPMLVAQHAYLATARDLGGGGLAAIVHPWESGMDDSPVWDAPVGALPAVRYAYRREESPACHSDSHQDRYTWLALRYRDSGYDTAYLRDDHPFAVEDPMFNGIWLASCQVLAELAPLAGADPGPHLEAAERIRAALLERLWSDGVFRVRDLRSGRLSPVSTVGCFGPMLDPGLPADRVEKLVDVLESPRFMGAAGYPVPSCEIRAPQFDRSRYWRGPSWVNTNWLLRLALAVHGRTDLVRLLGAGTLRLVRQAGFRECFDPFDGSGRGSGDFSCSAALTLDLLADNVER
- a CDS encoding nitric oxide synthase oxygenase, with translation MQEIDVAAAADFLRLFHAENPAAGPVEPRLREVRAEIYMTGTYTHTPEELTFGARVAWRNSSRCIGRLYWHSLQVRDRRGVNTAEGVAVECVNHLREAAPNNKVRPTITVFAPDRPGRPGPRIWNEQLIRYAGYAMDDGSVIGDPRYVDFTTMVRKLGWPGGPGSHFDVLPLLVSAGNGPPLMCTVPGDAVLEVPLSHPSYRWFESLGLRWHAVPAISNMCLEIGGIHYRAAPFNGWYMGSEIGARNLADIDRYDLMPIMAHLLGLDATNDRSLWRDHALVELNVAVLHSFEQAGVTMTDHHTESRRFLTHVAREEKAGRVCPADWSWIVPPISGSATPVFHRYYDEAELSPSFVHHPDSVERGLGHWPVG
- a CDS encoding YtxH domain-containing protein, which gives rise to MRYRVMFGVGLAVGYILGSRAGRERYEQIKRMAQRVSDSPSVQEAAGLVGARVSKVTDVARTKVSHVAKNRLPFLQSENGGQTAKHDETGTGWPDDDRAVSPHP